The following proteins are co-located in the Streptobacillus felis genome:
- the rplQ gene encoding 50S ribosomal protein L17, producing the protein KNMKISLMNAEQIETTVTRGKELRNFGERMITLGKKNNLANDDKAKAVHIYRQVFSFLRNEEATAKVFKEIAPRYTERNGGYTRIIKTDVRRGDSAELAIIELV; encoded by the coding sequence GAAGAATATGAAAATATCTTTAATGAACGCTGAGCAAATCGAAACGACAGTAACTCGTGGTAAAGAGTTAAGAAATTTCGGTGAAAGAATGATTACTTTAGGTAAAAAAAATAACTTAGCTAATGACGATAAAGCAAAAGCAGTACATATATATAGACAAGTATTTTCTTTCTTAAGAAATGAAGAAGCAACTGCAAAAGTTTTTAAAGAAATAGCCCCAAGATATACAGAAAGAAATGGTGGTTACACAAGAATCATCAAAACTGATGTAAGAAGAGGGGACTCAGCTGAACTTGCAATTATAGAGTTAGTTTAA